The following coding sequences lie in one Paenibacillus durus ATCC 35681 genomic window:
- a CDS encoding metal-sensitive transcriptional regulator, protein MAAHEKHDEGVVPHDCCGGDCHSSEERKSHHTQEFKNGLTTRLNRIEGQIRGIKGMIERDTYCDDVLTQLAAVQSALGSVGKLLLEGHMKSCIIDRIEAGEHEVVDELLVTIGRLMK, encoded by the coding sequence ATGGCAGCACATGAGAAGCATGATGAAGGTGTTGTTCCGCATGACTGCTGCGGCGGCGATTGCCATTCTTCCGAAGAGCGTAAAAGCCATCATACCCAGGAATTCAAGAACGGGCTGACTACCCGGCTTAACCGCATAGAAGGGCAGATCCGCGGGATTAAAGGCATGATTGAGCGCGACACCTACTGCGATGATGTTCTGACCCAGCTTGCGGCGGTTCAGTCGGCGCTTGGAAGCGTCGGGAAGCTGCTGCTTGAAGGCCATATGAAGAGCTGTATCATTGACAGAATCGAAGCCGGAGAACATGAGGTTGTGGACGAACTGCTGGTTACAATCGGCAGATTAATGAAATAA
- a CDS encoding copper ion binding protein, whose protein sequence is MANVVLNVEGMSCGHCVSSVEKAVSNLGASATVDLASKTVAVDYDDSKVSVGTIKEAIEEQGYDVVQ, encoded by the coding sequence ATGGCGAACGTTGTATTGAATGTAGAGGGAATGTCCTGCGGACATTGCGTAAGCTCGGTGGAGAAAGCGGTAAGCAATCTGGGAGCATCCGCAACCGTGGATCTGGCATCCAAGACGGTAGCGGTAGATTATGACGACAGCAAGGTCAGTGTGGGAACCATCAAGGAAGCGATTGAAGAGCAGGGCTATGACGTAGTTCAATAA
- a CDS encoding heavy metal translocating P-type ATPase, which produces MEETAVAPVEEQATLQITGMTCSACAARIEKGISRMEGVSRANVNLALEQASVGFDPKVVSVPKIEDKIRSLGYDTVKEAADFDISGMTCAACSARIEKVLGKMPGIAGVNVNLALETAHVEYTPGMITPQDIVAKVDSIGYKASLKEDRKETADRRELEISRKRIKWMISALLSLPLLWAMVGHFSFTSWIPVPELFMNPWFQLVLATPVQFIIGWQFYVGAYKALRNGSANMDVLVALGTSAAYFYSLYLTLDSLRMNGMNHTVEMYYETGAVLITLILVGKWFEALAKGRSSDAIRSLMGLQAKTALVIREGTEMNVPVEEVVIGDIVLVKPGTKIPVDGEVTEGLSSVDESMLTGESIPVEKKPGDPVIGATVNKNGVLKIKARKVGRDTALAQIIRVVEEAQGSKAPIQRVADVISGIFVPIVVAIAALTFLIWYLWAAPGQFAEALEKGIAVLVIACPCALGLATPTSIMAGSGRAAELGILFKGGEHLEAAQGIQLVVLDKTGTVTSGKPVLTDVLVSPGFKGAPELAPADSLLALAAAAEKLSEHPLAEAVAAGAAEKGLALAEAGSFANVPGRGIKAAVQGREIIVGTRRMMEENGVDAARWLDAMNDLEQQGKTAMLVAVDGVSEGIVAVADTIKPTSREAVAALRSMGIDVVMITGDNERTARAIAAEAGIDRVMAEVLPEGKAEAVRKLQEGGVKVAMVGDGINDAPALATADIGMAVGTGTDVAMEAADITLMRGDLKAIADAIKMSRKTMGNIKQNLFWALGYNTVGIPIAALGFLAPWLAGAAMAFSSVSVVLNALRLQRVKL; this is translated from the coding sequence ATGGAGGAAACAGCAGTGGCACCCGTAGAGGAGCAGGCGACCTTGCAGATTACGGGCATGACCTGCTCCGCCTGCGCGGCGAGGATCGAGAAAGGGATATCCCGCATGGAGGGCGTCTCCCGGGCGAATGTCAATCTTGCGCTGGAGCAGGCGTCCGTGGGCTTCGATCCGAAGGTTGTTAGCGTACCGAAGATCGAGGACAAGATCCGCTCGCTCGGCTACGACACGGTGAAGGAAGCGGCGGACTTCGATATTTCCGGCATGACCTGCGCCGCCTGCTCGGCCCGGATCGAGAAGGTGCTTGGCAAGATGCCGGGCATTGCCGGAGTCAATGTTAACCTTGCGCTTGAAACGGCGCATGTGGAATATACCCCGGGGATGATTACTCCCCAGGACATCGTCGCTAAGGTCGACTCGATCGGCTACAAAGCTTCGCTGAAGGAAGACCGGAAGGAGACGGCCGATCGGCGGGAGCTTGAAATCAGCCGCAAGCGCATAAAATGGATGATTTCGGCGCTGTTGTCTCTGCCGCTTCTGTGGGCGATGGTCGGCCATTTCTCATTCACGTCCTGGATTCCCGTTCCGGAGCTGTTCATGAATCCCTGGTTCCAGCTTGTTCTGGCGACGCCGGTACAGTTCATTATCGGCTGGCAGTTCTATGTCGGCGCCTACAAGGCGCTCCGTAACGGCAGCGCCAATATGGATGTGCTGGTGGCACTGGGTACGTCGGCCGCTTACTTCTACAGCCTGTACCTTACGCTCGATTCCCTGCGGATGAACGGCATGAATCATACGGTTGAAATGTACTATGAGACCGGAGCAGTGCTGATCACGCTCATTCTGGTCGGCAAATGGTTCGAGGCGCTGGCGAAGGGCCGCTCCTCCGACGCCATCCGCAGTCTGATGGGCTTGCAGGCCAAGACGGCGCTTGTGATCCGTGAAGGAACGGAGATGAACGTTCCCGTAGAGGAAGTCGTGATCGGGGATATCGTGCTCGTGAAGCCGGGCACCAAGATTCCCGTTGACGGCGAAGTGACTGAAGGCTTGTCATCCGTAGATGAATCGATGCTTACGGGCGAGAGCATTCCGGTGGAGAAGAAGCCGGGCGACCCCGTGATTGGAGCGACGGTGAACAAGAACGGCGTGCTAAAGATCAAAGCCCGCAAGGTGGGCCGCGACACGGCGCTTGCCCAGATTATCCGCGTAGTTGAGGAAGCGCAGGGGTCCAAGGCGCCGATCCAGCGGGTGGCGGATGTCATCTCCGGCATCTTCGTGCCGATTGTGGTAGCCATCGCCGCATTGACGTTCCTGATCTGGTATCTGTGGGCGGCGCCGGGACAGTTCGCTGAAGCGCTGGAGAAAGGAATCGCCGTACTCGTTATCGCCTGCCCCTGCGCGCTGGGCTTGGCGACGCCGACCTCGATTATGGCCGGCTCCGGCAGGGCCGCGGAGCTTGGCATTCTGTTCAAGGGCGGCGAGCATCTGGAAGCCGCGCAGGGCATTCAGCTCGTCGTGCTCGACAAGACGGGCACCGTAACGAGCGGCAAGCCGGTGCTCACGGACGTGCTTGTATCGCCCGGCTTCAAGGGCGCTCCGGAGCTGGCTCCGGCAGACAGCCTGCTGGCGCTTGCGGCGGCGGCCGAGAAGCTGTCGGAGCATCCGCTGGCAGAGGCGGTGGCCGCAGGCGCAGCGGAGAAAGGGCTGGCGCTGGCCGAAGCCGGAAGCTTCGCCAATGTACCCGGGCGGGGTATCAAGGCCGCCGTCCAGGGCAGGGAGATCATCGTCGGCACGCGCCGGATGATGGAGGAGAACGGCGTCGATGCCGCCCGCTGGCTTGACGCCATGAACGATCTTGAGCAGCAGGGCAAGACGGCGATGCTGGTCGCGGTGGACGGCGTTAGCGAAGGTATCGTAGCCGTCGCGGATACGATTAAGCCGACCTCGCGTGAAGCGGTGGCGGCTTTGCGGAGCATGGGGATCGACGTCGTGATGATCACCGGCGACAATGAGCGGACGGCGCGGGCGATCGCGGCCGAGGCCGGCATTGACCGGGTGATGGCCGAAGTGCTGCCCGAAGGCAAGGCCGAGGCGGTGCGGAAGCTTCAGGAGGGCGGCGTGAAGGTGGCGATGGTCGGCGACGGAATCAACGATGCGCCGGCGCTGGCGACCGCCGATATCGGCATGGCGGTCGGCACCGGGACAGACGTGGCGATGGAAGCGGCGGATATTACGCTGATGCGCGGCGATCTGAAGGCCATCGCCGACGCGATCAAGATGAGCCGCAAGACGATGGGCAACATCAAGCAGAATCTGTTCTGGGCGCTCGGCTACAATACGGTCGGCATTCCGATAGCTGCGCTGGGATTCCTCGCGCCCTGGCTGGCGGGTGCGGCTATGGCGTTCAGCTCGGTTTCGGTCGTGCTGAATGCGCTGCGGCTGCAGCGGGTAAAGTTATAA
- the nfsA gene encoding oxygen-insensitive NADPH nitroreductase has product MSKDLRESEAASLDNEVLSLLGRHVSVRKFRPDPVSEEQLAAIIQAAQMASTSSNVQAYSVIAVADPALKAELAALAGNQAYVAECPVFLVWCADMYRLREAAKPHLNGAATYEDSAENFIIATVDTALAAQNAAVAAESLGLGIVYIGGLRNKIAEVAERLGLPELVYPLFGMCLGYPDQAPALRPRLPLPAVLHRDRYDAEETVRQVKAYDATMSEYLRKRTGGAKDTPWSAIMADRLAEPIRLHMKDFLLGKGFLRR; this is encoded by the coding sequence ATGAGCAAGGATCTCCGGGAGTCCGAGGCGGCATCCCTTGATAACGAGGTGCTGTCCCTGCTGGGCAGACATGTCTCCGTCCGCAAGTTCCGGCCGGACCCGGTAAGCGAAGAGCAGCTTGCCGCCATTATCCAGGCGGCGCAGATGGCCTCTACCTCCAGCAATGTGCAGGCATACAGCGTAATCGCGGTGGCTGATCCGGCGCTGAAAGCGGAGCTTGCGGCGCTTGCCGGGAACCAGGCCTATGTGGCGGAATGCCCGGTCTTTCTGGTCTGGTGCGCCGATATGTACCGGCTGCGGGAGGCGGCAAAGCCGCATCTGAACGGCGCGGCCACCTATGAGGATTCGGCGGAGAATTTCATCATCGCCACCGTCGACACCGCGCTGGCCGCGCAGAACGCCGCCGTGGCGGCGGAGTCGCTGGGGCTGGGCATCGTCTACATCGGCGGCTTGCGGAACAAGATCGCTGAGGTGGCCGAGCGGCTCGGATTGCCCGAGCTGGTCTATCCGCTGTTCGGCATGTGCCTTGGCTATCCCGATCAGGCACCGGCGCTGCGTCCGCGCCTGCCGCTGCCGGCGGTGCTGCATCGTGACCGCTACGATGCCGAAGAGACGGTGCGCCAGGTCAAGGCATACGACGCTACGATGTCCGAGTATTTGCGCAAGCGGACCGGAGGGGCGAAGGACACCCCTTGGTCGGCGATCATGGCGGACCGGCTTGCGGAGCCGATCCGGCTGCATATGAAGGATTTCCTGCTGGGCAAAGGCTTTTTGCGTAGGTAG
- a CDS encoding ABC transporter ATP-binding protein — MEVSGITKSFARLGRSIPVLEQVSLTVKRQEFVSIVGPSGCGKSTLFHIIGGLVKPDAGAVRMNGAPVTGQRGSVSYMPQQPALFPWRSIEENVILARELKGAARGEAREEARRWLAKAGLGGFEKAYPHMLSGGMQQRAAFLRALLAPQELMLLDEPFSALDALTRSEMQRWLLELWEENRRSVLFITHSIEEALLLSSRIYVFSGRPGTLLHTVEVPFPRPRREEMTEHPEFLRLKRQLSGWMRAEQAKSGAFR; from the coding sequence CTGGAGGTCTCCGGCATCACCAAATCATTCGCCCGGCTGGGGCGGAGCATCCCGGTGCTGGAGCAGGTGTCGCTGACGGTGAAGCGGCAGGAGTTCGTATCCATCGTCGGGCCGTCGGGCTGCGGCAAGAGCACGCTCTTTCACATCATCGGCGGGCTGGTCAAGCCAGATGCGGGCGCCGTGCGTATGAACGGCGCTCCCGTTACTGGGCAGCGAGGCAGCGTGAGCTACATGCCGCAGCAGCCGGCGCTGTTTCCTTGGCGCAGCATCGAGGAAAATGTGATTCTTGCCCGCGAGCTGAAGGGCGCGGCGCGGGGCGAAGCCCGCGAGGAAGCGCGGCGCTGGCTCGCGAAGGCTGGACTTGGCGGATTCGAGAAGGCGTATCCGCACATGCTGTCCGGCGGCATGCAGCAGCGTGCCGCCTTCCTGCGCGCGCTGCTGGCGCCCCAGGAGCTGATGCTCCTGGACGAGCCGTTCAGCGCGCTCGACGCGCTCACCCGCAGCGAGATGCAGCGCTGGCTGCTGGAGCTGTGGGAGGAGAACCGCCGCTCCGTGCTGTTCATCACGCACAGCATCGAGGAGGCGCTGCTGCTCTCCAGCCGCATCTATGTATTCTCGGGACGGCCGGGCACGCTGCTGCATACGGTCGAAGTCCCTTTCCCCCGGCCCCGCCGGGAGGAAATGACGGAGCATCCCGAATTCTTGCGGCTGAAACGGCAGTTGTCGGGATGGATGCGGGCGGAACAGGCCAAGAGCGGAGCGTTTCGCTGA
- a CDS encoding ABC transporter permease — MSSKWKQIWPPFVAVLLFLALWQVSVSWSHVEKWMLPAPSDIWREGMASASSLKGHTLATLRLTLIGFPLGVAAGLTAAVLLHIVPWTARALYPLLILSQNVPVIALGPLLVIWFGFGQLPKIILIVLVCFFPVAVAGLGGLAQTDRMMLQFMKMAGATRRQIFTKLELPHALPSLFSGIKISSAYAVTGAVVAELIGGNNGLGYYMQIQKSAYRTDRMFVAIILSVLLSLLLFAAVVLLEKWLVRWKPRRDA, encoded by the coding sequence GTGAGTTCGAAGTGGAAACAAATCTGGCCGCCCTTTGTGGCGGTCCTCTTGTTTTTGGCGCTGTGGCAGGTGTCGGTTTCCTGGTCCCATGTGGAAAAATGGATGCTGCCCGCTCCCTCCGACATTTGGCGGGAGGGCATGGCCAGCGCTTCATCCCTTAAAGGGCATACGCTGGCGACGCTGCGGCTGACGCTGATCGGCTTTCCGCTCGGCGTGGCCGCGGGCCTGACCGCCGCCGTGCTGCTGCATATCGTGCCCTGGACGGCCCGCGCGCTGTACCCGCTGCTGATCTTAAGCCAGAACGTGCCGGTGATCGCGCTCGGTCCGCTGCTGGTGATCTGGTTCGGCTTCGGCCAACTGCCGAAGATTATTCTCATTGTCCTGGTGTGTTTCTTCCCCGTGGCGGTCGCGGGCCTGGGCGGGCTCGCCCAGACCGACCGCATGATGCTTCAATTCATGAAGATGGCGGGCGCTACGAGGCGGCAAATCTTCACCAAGCTGGAGCTGCCCCATGCGCTGCCCTCCCTATTCTCCGGCATCAAAATATCCTCCGCCTACGCCGTAACGGGCGCCGTGGTCGCGGAACTGATCGGCGGGAACAACGGGCTCGGCTACTATATGCAGATCCAGAAATCGGCGTACCGTACGGACCGGATGTTCGTCGCCATTATTCTAAGCGTGCTGCTGAGTCTGCTGCTGTTCGCCGCCGTTGTTCTGCTGGAGAAATGGCTGGTCCGCTGGAAGCCGCGGCGGGACGCGTAG
- a CDS encoding MTH1187 family thiamine-binding protein: MASTLLSIQVIPKTPGGEDVIPYVDKAIEVIQRSGVKHQVNALETTMEGELADLLEIVREMQEALIEAGCPSVISQVKIAHNPGGISMDKLTEKYRP; the protein is encoded by the coding sequence ATGGCAAGTACGCTGCTGAGCATTCAGGTGATTCCGAAAACGCCGGGAGGCGAAGACGTAATCCCATACGTGGACAAAGCAATCGAAGTGATTCAGCGCTCCGGCGTGAAGCATCAGGTGAACGCGCTGGAGACGACGATGGAGGGCGAGCTCGCCGACCTGCTGGAAATTGTCCGGGAGATGCAGGAGGCGCTGATCGAAGCGGGCTGCCCCAGCGTCATCTCGCAGGTGAAGATCGCCCATAATCCGGGCGGAATCAGCATGGACAAGCTGACGGAGAAATACCGCCCGTGA
- a CDS encoding ABC transporter substrate-binding protein, translating into MGVKKWLTLSLTSLLILTAAGCGGNNSGGNAGGSQGSPASASPEAAASAESSPKAATPVKVALDWTPNTNHTGLYVAKELGYYAEEGLDVDIVQPGAAGADTMVTSGEAAFGVGAQDSLTLARIQGVPLVSIAAIIQHNTSGFAAPVDRGIKSPKDFEGKTYGGWGSPVEEASMKAIMDPVGGDVKKVKQVTIGEADYFTAVKRDIDFAWIFYAWTGIEAKLRGEPLDMLYLKDYAPQLDYYTPVLTTSEKEIAENPEVVKAFLKATSKGYQYAIDHPKEAADILIKAVPDLDAKLVQASQEWLSPKYKDDAARWGEQKTEVWKNYADWMYGLKLLDKPLEADKAFTNEFLPDGK; encoded by the coding sequence ATGGGAGTAAAAAAATGGTTAACGCTGTCCCTGACCAGCCTGTTGATACTGACGGCGGCAGGCTGCGGCGGCAATAATTCAGGAGGAAACGCCGGCGGCAGCCAGGGAAGCCCCGCTTCCGCATCGCCGGAGGCAGCCGCTTCCGCCGAAAGCTCGCCAAAAGCGGCGACGCCGGTAAAGGTCGCGCTCGACTGGACGCCGAATACGAACCACACCGGACTGTATGTCGCTAAAGAGCTCGGGTATTACGCGGAAGAGGGCCTTGACGTTGACATTGTGCAGCCGGGAGCGGCAGGCGCGGATACGATGGTCACTTCGGGAGAAGCCGCCTTTGGCGTAGGCGCGCAGGATAGTCTGACGCTGGCCCGCATTCAGGGCGTTCCGCTCGTGTCCATTGCGGCGATTATCCAGCATAACACGTCCGGCTTCGCGGCTCCGGTTGACCGGGGCATCAAGTCGCCGAAGGATTTTGAAGGCAAAACCTACGGCGGCTGGGGATCGCCTGTCGAAGAAGCTTCCATGAAGGCGATTATGGACCCGGTCGGCGGCGATGTGAAGAAGGTCAAACAGGTCACGATCGGCGAGGCCGATTATTTTACTGCCGTTAAGCGGGACATTGACTTTGCCTGGATTTTCTATGCCTGGACCGGCATCGAAGCAAAGCTGCGCGGCGAGCCGCTCGATATGCTCTATCTGAAGGATTACGCGCCGCAGCTCGATTACTACACGCCGGTGCTGACGACGAGCGAGAAGGAAATCGCCGAGAATCCCGAGGTGGTCAAAGCCTTTTTGAAGGCGACGTCCAAGGGGTATCAATACGCGATCGACCATCCGAAGGAGGCTGCGGACATTCTGATCAAGGCGGTTCCCGATCTTGACGCGAAGCTCGTTCAGGCCAGCCAGGAATGGCTCAGCCCGAAATACAAGGACGACGCCGCCCGGTGGGGTGAGCAGAAGACCGAGGTGTGGAAGAATTACGCCGACTGGATGTACGGGCTGAAGCTGCTGGACAAGCCGCTTGAGGCGGACAAGGCGTTCACGAACGAATTTTTGCCGGACGGGAAGTAA
- a CDS encoding EAL domain-containing protein yields the protein MNCIHCSPIEPIEDKGILKIRSASPSLASAVQASGFKLTSFQEEVCEISYNTREQLLNVMKLIESAEEAALLTISIIGTEPPSELERWMSLSQLQVRFSNHSLIDIIANKEFCSYMQPIVDYSEQIVGFEFLLRPLPQGTPFQPHILFEVARQSGFHSFLDRAARISAIESSARLLPHGIKRFINFLPSSIYDPQYCLTHTFEAIEQQGLRPEDFVFEVVETEEIGDISHLIRIFAECRSHGALVALDDVGAGYSTVELMSSLQPDYVKIDRGLISFCDLDASKQEAVKEIIERAGAFGGKVLAEGIERREEFKFCRELGIRLAQGYLFGKPAATPPIHFLHAAGMS from the coding sequence ATGAACTGTATTCATTGTTCCCCTATTGAACCCATTGAAGACAAGGGAATCTTAAAAATTCGGAGCGCATCTCCTTCACTTGCATCGGCTGTTCAAGCGTCCGGTTTTAAACTTACATCTTTCCAGGAAGAAGTGTGCGAGATTTCTTACAACACCCGGGAACAGCTGCTGAATGTGATGAAACTGATCGAATCCGCGGAGGAAGCGGCACTTCTGACCATATCCATCATCGGGACGGAACCTCCAAGCGAGTTGGAACGGTGGATGTCGCTCTCCCAGCTTCAGGTTCGCTTTAGCAATCATTCACTCATCGATATTATAGCCAATAAAGAATTTTGCAGCTATATGCAGCCGATTGTCGATTATTCCGAGCAGATTGTCGGCTTTGAGTTTTTGCTGCGGCCGCTGCCGCAAGGTACGCCGTTTCAGCCGCACATCCTTTTTGAGGTGGCAAGACAAAGCGGATTTCATTCCTTTCTGGACCGGGCCGCACGCATTTCCGCCATTGAATCCAGCGCCAGGCTGCTGCCGCACGGAATTAAACGGTTCATCAATTTTCTGCCCTCCTCCATATACGATCCGCAATACTGCTTAACCCATACGTTTGAGGCGATAGAACAGCAGGGACTGAGACCGGAGGATTTTGTGTTTGAGGTAGTGGAAACGGAGGAAATCGGCGACATTTCACACCTCATACGGATTTTTGCCGAATGCCGCAGCCATGGCGCTCTTGTTGCGCTCGACGATGTCGGCGCAGGCTACTCCACGGTAGAGTTGATGTCCAGCCTGCAACCGGATTATGTAAAGATTGACCGGGGGCTGATCAGCTTTTGCGACCTTGATGCGAGCAAGCAGGAAGCTGTTAAGGAGATTATAGAGAGAGCCGGAGCGTTTGGCGGAAAAGTGCTGGCCGAAGGAATCGAGCGGCGGGAGGAATTTAAGTTCTGCCGGGAGCTCGGCATTCGCTTGGCGCAGGGCTACTTGTTCGGCAAGCCTGCGGCAACGCCGCCAATCCATTTTCTGCATGCAGCCGGGATGAGTTAA